One window of Cohnella hashimotonis genomic DNA carries:
- a CDS encoding aminotransferase class I/II-fold pyridoxal phosphate-dependent enzyme, producing the protein MTHPSDRHAGDREFATKLIHFGAEIDEATGASSVPIYQASTFHHFDLEQPPKHDYSRSGNPTREALESYIALLEGGTRGFAFSSGMSAISTAFLLLSAGDHVIVTEDVYGGTYRLLTTVLNRLAIESTFVDMTDFEQVIAARRPNTKALFMETPSNPTLKITDIKRIAGWAKEQGLLTMLDNTFMTPYHQRPIELGVDLVLHSATKFLGGHSDVLAGLIVTADAELGKRVKALQNGLGTVLGTQESWLLMRGMKTLQVRMEASERGARKLAQWLSEHPGVARVYYPGLEGHPGKEIHERQSQGYGAVVSFDAGSGEKARRLLGKVRIPIVAVSLGAVESILSYPAMMSHAAMPAEVRAARGITDGLVRYSIGLEDIDDLIRDLAQALED; encoded by the coding sequence GTGACGCATCCAAGCGACCGGCACGCGGGAGACCGCGAGTTCGCCACCAAGCTGATCCACTTCGGCGCGGAGATCGACGAGGCGACCGGCGCCTCCAGCGTACCGATCTATCAGGCGTCGACGTTTCACCACTTCGACCTGGAGCAGCCGCCCAAGCACGATTACAGCCGCTCGGGCAATCCGACGCGGGAAGCGCTGGAATCTTATATCGCGCTGCTCGAAGGCGGTACGCGCGGGTTCGCGTTTTCCTCCGGGATGTCGGCGATCTCGACGGCGTTCCTGCTGCTCTCGGCAGGCGACCACGTCATCGTCACGGAGGATGTTTACGGCGGCACCTACCGCCTGTTGACGACCGTGCTGAACCGACTGGCGATCGAATCCACCTTCGTGGACATGACCGACTTCGAGCAAGTCATCGCGGCGCGCAGGCCGAATACGAAGGCGCTGTTTATGGAGACGCCGTCCAATCCGACGCTCAAGATCACCGATATCAAGCGGATTGCTGGCTGGGCCAAGGAACAAGGGCTGCTCACGATGCTGGACAATACGTTCATGACGCCGTACCACCAACGTCCGATCGAGCTTGGCGTCGACCTGGTGCTGCACAGCGCGACCAAGTTTCTGGGCGGCCACAGCGACGTGCTGGCGGGCTTGATCGTTACGGCGGACGCGGAGCTCGGCAAACGGGTCAAGGCGCTGCAGAACGGCCTGGGGACGGTGCTCGGCACACAGGAGAGCTGGCTCCTCATGCGCGGCATGAAGACGCTGCAGGTACGCATGGAAGCGAGCGAACGCGGCGCGCGCAAGCTCGCGCAATGGTTGAGCGAGCATCCGGGCGTGGCGCGCGTTTATTATCCTGGACTGGAAGGTCATCCGGGTAAGGAAATTCACGAGCGGCAATCGCAAGGCTACGGCGCCGTCGTCTCGTTCGATGCGGGGAGCGGGGAAAAGGCGAGGCGCCTGCTCGGCAAGGTTCGCATACCGATCGTGGCGGTCAGCCTTGGCGCAGTCGAGAGCATTCTGTCCTATCCGGCGATGATGTCCCACGCCGCGATGCCTGCTGAAGTAAGGGCGGCGAGGGGCATTACCGACGGACTCGTGCGCTATTCGATCGGGCTCGAGGATATCGACGATCTCATTCGCGACCTCGCGCAGGCGTTGGAAGACTAA